A genomic stretch from Burkholderia pyrrocinia includes:
- a CDS encoding D-amino acid dehydrogenase: MRVVILGSGVVGVASAYYLARAGHEVTVIDREAGPALETSFANAGQISPGYAAPWAAPGVPLKAVKWMFEKHAPLAIRLDGTRFQLQWMWQMLRNCTTERYAVNKGRMVRLAEYSRDCLQALRADTGIQYEGRTGGTLQLFRTQQQLDGAAKDIAVLQEANVPFELLSPDDLKNAEPALAAVSHKLTGGLRLPGDETGDCQLFTTRLAALAESLGVKFRYNTPIDALAIAGGKIAGVQCGSEMVRADAYVVALGSYSTSFISNLMKIPVYPLKGYSITAPIVNEAAAPVSTVLDETYKIAITRFDQRIRVGGMAEIVGFDKNLRAARRETLEMCVNDLFPGGGDTSKATFWTGLRPMTPDGTPIVGRTPVSNLFLNTGHGTLGWTMSCGSGQLLADLISGKKPAIQADDLSVHRYLKEVTGQTRPAYA, from the coding sequence ATGCGAGTCGTCATTCTGGGCAGCGGTGTGGTGGGCGTGGCAAGCGCGTATTACCTCGCGCGCGCCGGTCATGAAGTCACGGTGATCGACCGGGAAGCCGGCCCGGCGCTCGAGACGAGCTTCGCGAACGCAGGCCAGATCTCCCCCGGCTATGCGGCGCCCTGGGCCGCGCCCGGCGTGCCGCTGAAGGCCGTCAAGTGGATGTTCGAAAAGCATGCGCCGCTCGCGATCCGTCTCGACGGCACGCGCTTCCAGCTCCAGTGGATGTGGCAGATGCTGCGCAACTGCACGACCGAGCGCTATGCAGTCAACAAGGGCCGCATGGTCCGCCTCGCCGAATACAGCCGCGACTGCCTGCAGGCGCTACGCGCCGACACCGGCATCCAGTACGAAGGGCGCACGGGCGGCACGCTGCAGCTGTTCCGCACGCAGCAGCAACTCGACGGCGCGGCGAAGGACATCGCCGTGCTGCAGGAAGCGAACGTGCCGTTCGAACTGCTGTCGCCGGACGACCTGAAGAATGCCGAACCGGCACTCGCCGCGGTATCGCACAAGCTGACGGGCGGCCTGCGCCTGCCGGGCGACGAAACGGGCGATTGCCAGCTGTTCACGACGCGCCTCGCGGCGCTCGCCGAATCGCTCGGCGTCAAGTTCCGCTACAACACGCCGATCGACGCGCTCGCGATTGCCGGCGGCAAGATCGCCGGCGTGCAATGCGGCAGCGAGATGGTGCGCGCGGACGCGTACGTCGTCGCGCTCGGTTCGTACTCGACCAGCTTCATCTCGAACCTGATGAAGATCCCGGTCTATCCGCTGAAGGGCTATTCGATCACCGCGCCGATCGTCAACGAAGCGGCCGCGCCCGTGTCGACCGTGCTCGACGAGACCTACAAGATCGCGATCACGCGCTTCGACCAGCGCATCCGCGTCGGCGGCATGGCGGAAATCGTCGGCTTCGACAAGAACCTGCGCGCCGCGCGCCGCGAAACGCTCGAGATGTGCGTGAACGACCTGTTCCCGGGCGGCGGCGATACGTCGAAGGCGACGTTCTGGACGGGCCTGCGCCCGATGACGCCGGACGGCACACCGATCGTCGGCCGCACGCCGGTGTCGAACCTGTTCCTGAACACCGGCCACGGCACGCTCGGCTGGACGATGTCGTGCGGTTCGGGCCAACTGCTCGCAGACCTGATCTCGGGCAAGAAGCCGGCGATCCAGGCCGACGACCTGTCGGTGCATCGCTACCTGAAGGAAGTGACCGGCCAGACGCGCCCGGCATACGCATAA
- a CDS encoding Lrp/AsnC ligand binding domain-containing protein has translation MRTQRQPVRSLDKLDRRILKLLQDDGRMAMKDLAEQVGLTVTPCIERVRRMERDGVITGYHARVDPGQLGAALLVFVEITLGHKGGNMFEQFRREVMKIDEVLECHLVSGDFDYLIKARIGEMADYRKLLGDILLQLPGAVQSKSYVVMEEIKETLTIAVGE, from the coding sequence ATGAGAACGCAACGTCAGCCCGTACGCTCGCTCGACAAGCTCGACCGGCGCATCCTCAAACTGCTCCAGGACGACGGCCGGATGGCGATGAAGGACCTCGCGGAACAGGTCGGATTGACCGTCACGCCGTGCATCGAGCGCGTGCGGCGCATGGAGCGGGACGGCGTGATCACCGGCTATCACGCACGGGTCGACCCGGGCCAGCTGGGTGCCGCGCTGCTGGTGTTCGTCGAGATCACGCTCGGCCACAAGGGCGGCAACATGTTCGAGCAATTTCGTCGGGAAGTGATGAAGATCGACGAGGTACTCGAATGCCACCTCGTATCCGGCGATTTCGACTATCTGATCAAGGCGCGGATCGGCGAGATGGCCGACTACCGTAAGCTGCTCGGCGACATCCTGCTGCAGTTGCCCGGCGCCGTGCAGTCGAAGAGCTATGTCGTGATGGAGGAAATCAAGGAGACGCTGACGATCGCGGTCGGCGAGTGA
- a CDS encoding PA0069 family radical SAM protein has product MGGHMDDRSDNEFPVAPPVPRKGRGAVDNLQGRYELAQREAVDDGWTHESDDADFPAPLRTQVFEERAKSILTHNQSPDIPFSVSLNPYRGCEHGCIYCFARPTHSYLGLSPGLDFESRIYAKVNAAELLEREISRKRYVPEPIALGVNTDAYQPVERDLRITRSVIQVMHDRGLPFAAITKSSLIERDLDLLAPMAERRQVMAAVTITTLDADLSRTLEPRAATPARRLRTIRALRDAGVPVGVSIAPVIPFVTEPDMERVLEACAEAGATHASYIILRLPWEVAPLFKNWLAAHFPDRAERVMNRVRDMRGGKDYDSDFSKRMKGEGIWADLLRQRFRQAVKRLGLNERTNGILDLSQFRGAPAAAVPAPRVAVRTAGAKLRDDMQLNLF; this is encoded by the coding sequence ATGGGTGGGCACATGGACGATCGGTCCGACAACGAATTTCCGGTAGCGCCGCCCGTGCCCCGCAAGGGGCGCGGTGCGGTCGACAACTTGCAGGGGCGGTACGAGCTCGCGCAGCGCGAAGCGGTCGACGACGGCTGGACGCACGAGTCGGACGACGCCGACTTCCCCGCGCCGCTGCGCACGCAGGTGTTCGAGGAGCGTGCGAAGAGCATCCTGACGCATAACCAGTCGCCAGATATTCCGTTCAGCGTATCGCTCAATCCGTATCGCGGTTGCGAGCACGGCTGCATCTACTGCTTCGCGCGGCCGACGCACAGCTATCTCGGCCTGTCGCCGGGGCTCGATTTCGAAAGCCGCATCTACGCGAAGGTCAATGCGGCCGAACTGCTCGAGCGCGAGATTTCGCGCAAGCGCTACGTGCCTGAGCCGATCGCGCTCGGCGTCAACACCGACGCCTACCAGCCGGTCGAGCGCGACCTGCGCATCACGCGCAGCGTGATCCAGGTGATGCACGATCGCGGGTTGCCGTTCGCCGCGATCACGAAATCGTCGCTGATCGAGCGCGATCTCGACCTGCTTGCACCGATGGCGGAGCGTAGGCAGGTGATGGCGGCAGTCACGATCACGACGCTCGATGCCGATCTCTCGCGCACGCTCGAGCCGCGGGCGGCGACGCCGGCGCGCCGGTTGCGCACGATCCGCGCGCTGCGCGATGCGGGCGTGCCGGTCGGCGTGAGCATTGCACCGGTGATTCCGTTCGTCACCGAGCCCGACATGGAGCGCGTGCTCGAAGCGTGCGCGGAAGCGGGCGCGACGCACGCGAGCTACATCATCCTGCGGTTGCCGTGGGAGGTCGCGCCGCTGTTCAAGAACTGGCTCGCCGCGCATTTTCCCGATCGCGCGGAACGCGTGATGAACCGCGTGCGCGACATGCGCGGCGGGAAAGACTACGACTCGGATTTCTCGAAACGGATGAAGGGCGAGGGGATCTGGGCCGACCTGTTGCGGCAGCGTTTCCGCCAGGCCGTCAAGCGGCTCGGGCTGAACGAGCGCACGAACGGCATCCTCGATCTGTCGCAGTTTCGCGGCGCGCCGGCCGCCGCAGTGCCGGCGCCGCGCGTAGCAGTGCGCACCGCCGGCGCGAAGTTGCGCGACGACATGCAGTTGAACCTGTTCTGA
- a CDS encoding NINE protein: MSSSTAPSRRFRSKTLTAALAFLFGSLGAHRFYLYGFRDVYGWAHLLATIVGIPGFLLLAATQRSAGLGWWLAVPGAISLLAAFLAALVYGLRPDEKWDAQFNAETGKHSRSGWTVIFVVIFSLLIGAFLLMTALALSFQTYFESQVEAAKQISQ; the protein is encoded by the coding sequence ATGTCCAGCAGCACCGCACCGTCCCGCCGCTTCCGTTCCAAGACGCTCACCGCCGCCCTCGCATTCCTGTTCGGATCGCTCGGCGCGCACCGCTTCTATCTGTACGGCTTTCGCGACGTGTACGGCTGGGCACACCTGCTCGCGACGATCGTCGGCATCCCTGGCTTCCTGCTGCTCGCGGCGACCCAGCGCAGCGCCGGCCTCGGCTGGTGGCTCGCGGTACCCGGCGCAATCTCGCTGCTGGCGGCGTTCCTCGCCGCACTCGTCTACGGGCTGCGCCCCGACGAAAAGTGGGACGCGCAATTCAATGCGGAGACAGGCAAGCACAGCCGGTCGGGCTGGACCGTGATCTTTGTCGTGATCTTCTCGCTGCTGATCGGTGCGTTCCTGCTGATGACCGCGCTCGCGCTGTCGTTCCAGACGTATTTCGAATCGCAGGTCGAAGCAGCGAAGCAGATTTCGCAGTAA
- a CDS encoding PQQ-dependent sugar dehydrogenase — translation MPLLRAAPTRRAQHRFITLLAGLACLASATAFAATLPVDELVVPPGFHVQVLTDAVPTAREMAWSPRGILYVGTREGRVHAFEMHEGRISARHVIASGLDMPVGVAYRDGALYISAVSRILRLDRIDDRLAKPPPPVVVTDALPTDHHHGWKFIAFGPDGKLYVPTGAPCNVCLADRSRYAIIARMKADGSGSEVVARGVRNTAGFAWHPDSGELWFTDNGRDMMGDDVPDDKLNRAPRAGLDFGFPYCHGGDTPDPEFGSADVCRRYVPPVLKLGAHVAALGMRFYTGPMFPASYRNNMFIAEHGSWNRSTKVGYRVMRVVVSANGSQARQTPFVTGWLRPDGTVWGRPADVLPLPDGSLLVSDDYAGAIYRVTYAAP, via the coding sequence ATGCCGCTCCTTCGCGCCGCCCCGACGCGCCGCGCTCAGCACCGTTTCATCACGCTGCTCGCCGGCCTTGCCTGCCTCGCGTCCGCTACGGCGTTCGCCGCAACGTTGCCGGTCGATGAACTGGTCGTGCCGCCCGGCTTCCACGTGCAAGTGCTGACCGACGCAGTACCGACCGCACGCGAAATGGCGTGGTCGCCGCGCGGCATCCTGTATGTCGGCACGCGGGAAGGCCGCGTGCATGCGTTCGAGATGCACGAGGGCCGGATCAGCGCGCGCCACGTGATCGCGTCCGGACTCGACATGCCCGTCGGCGTAGCCTACCGCGACGGTGCGCTCTATATATCAGCCGTGTCGCGCATCCTGCGCCTCGATCGCATCGACGACCGGCTCGCCAAGCCACCGCCCCCTGTCGTCGTGACCGACGCGCTGCCGACCGACCACCATCACGGCTGGAAATTCATCGCGTTCGGCCCCGACGGCAAGCTTTACGTGCCGACCGGCGCACCGTGCAACGTCTGCCTCGCCGATCGCAGCCGCTACGCGATCATCGCACGCATGAAGGCCGACGGCAGCGGAAGCGAGGTCGTCGCCCGCGGCGTGCGCAATACGGCCGGCTTCGCATGGCACCCCGATTCGGGCGAGCTCTGGTTTACCGACAACGGGCGCGACATGATGGGCGACGACGTGCCCGATGACAAGCTGAACCGCGCGCCGCGCGCCGGCCTCGACTTCGGTTTTCCGTACTGCCATGGCGGCGATACGCCCGACCCCGAATTCGGCAGCGCCGACGTATGCCGCCGTTATGTGCCGCCCGTATTGAAACTCGGCGCACACGTCGCGGCGCTCGGCATGCGCTTCTATACCGGGCCGATGTTTCCCGCGTCGTATCGCAATAACATGTTCATTGCCGAACACGGTTCGTGGAACCGCAGCACGAAGGTCGGCTACCGCGTAATGCGCGTCGTCGTATCGGCAAACGGCAGCCAGGCGCGCCAGACCCCGTTCGTCACGGGCTGGCTGCGGCCCGACGGCACAGTGTGGGGACGCCCGGCCGACGTGCTGCCGCTGCCGGACGGTTCGCTGCTCGTCAGCGACGACTACGCAGGTGCAATCTATCGCGTGACCTATGCGGCACCTTGA
- the rpsP gene encoding 30S ribosomal protein S16, translated as MVIIRLARGGSKKRPFYNIVATDSRNRRDGRFIERVGFYNPVATKGESLRIAQDRLTYWQGVGAQLSPTVQRLVKEAQKAQPAA; from the coding sequence ATGGTTATCATCCGTCTGGCTCGTGGCGGCTCGAAGAAGCGCCCGTTCTACAACATCGTTGCTACCGATTCGCGTAACCGTCGTGACGGCCGCTTCATCGAGCGCGTCGGCTTCTACAACCCGGTCGCTACGAAGGGCGAATCGCTGCGTATCGCTCAGGACCGCCTGACGTACTGGCAAGGTGTTGGCGCGCAACTGTCGCCGACCGTCCAGCGTCTCGTGAAGGAAGCGCAAAAGGCGCAACCGGCTGCCTAA
- the rimM gene encoding ribosome maturation factor RimM (Essential for efficient processing of 16S rRNA): MAGHDSGNARRGRASFGAFVRKPVERDVVANAGQAAEQGSLEATQAWPDDAVEVGAVVDAYGLKGWIKVATHADAGRGGDALLNARRWWLERGAERLSVRIMQSKTHSDTVVAQPAGVSDRDAALAMRGFRVFVRREDFPALAADEFYWVDLIGLEVVNEQSVALGKVSGMIDNGVHSIMRVEYPATGKDGQPTTDERLIPFVGVYVKTVDQAARRIVVDWEADY, translated from the coding sequence ATGGCGGGTCACGATTCCGGTAATGCAAGGCGCGGGCGTGCGTCATTCGGCGCATTCGTCCGCAAGCCGGTCGAGCGCGACGTTGTCGCGAACGCCGGTCAGGCTGCCGAACAGGGTAGCCTCGAAGCGACGCAGGCCTGGCCCGACGATGCCGTCGAGGTCGGGGCGGTGGTCGACGCCTACGGCCTGAAGGGCTGGATCAAGGTGGCGACGCATGCCGATGCCGGTCGCGGCGGCGACGCGTTGCTCAACGCGCGCCGCTGGTGGCTGGAACGCGGTGCGGAGCGGCTTTCCGTCCGCATCATGCAGTCGAAGACGCACAGCGACACGGTCGTTGCGCAACCCGCGGGCGTCAGCGACCGCGATGCCGCGCTGGCCATGCGCGGCTTTCGCGTGTTCGTGCGCCGGGAAGATTTCCCGGCATTGGCCGCGGACGAATTCTATTGGGTCGACCTGATCGGTCTCGAAGTCGTCAACGAGCAATCGGTGGCGCTCGGGAAGGTGAGCGGGATGATCGACAACGGCGTGCATTCGATCATGCGTGTCGAGTATCCGGCGACCGGCAAAGACGGTCAGCCGACCACCGATGAACGGTTGATTCCGTTTGTCGGCGTATACGTCAAAACGGTGGACCAGGCGGCGCGTCGCATCGTCGTCGACTGGGAAGCCGATTACTGA
- the trmD gene encoding tRNA (guanosine(37)-N1)-methyltransferase TrmD, producing MNQVTESAVQFDVVTLFPEMFRALTDWGITSRAVKQGRFGLRTWNPRDFTTDNYRTVDDRPYGGGPGMVMLARPLEAAIGAAKAAQAEQGIASTRVVMMSPQGAPLTHERAVRMAQEPGVVVLCGRYEAIDQRLLDRCVDEEISLGDFVLSGGELPAMAMMDAVVRLLPGVLNDSQSAVQDSFVDGLLDCPHYTRPEEYDGVRVPDVLLGGHHAEIERWRRQEALRNTLRKRPDLIVRARREKLLSRADEAWLANLAREAKDAS from the coding sequence ATGAACCAGGTTACCGAGAGCGCGGTGCAGTTCGACGTCGTCACGCTCTTTCCCGAGATGTTCCGCGCACTGACCGACTGGGGAATCACCAGCCGGGCCGTCAAGCAAGGGCGCTTCGGGCTGCGCACCTGGAACCCGCGTGATTTCACGACGGACAACTACCGCACGGTCGACGATCGTCCGTACGGCGGCGGTCCGGGCATGGTAATGCTGGCCAGGCCGCTCGAAGCTGCGATCGGCGCCGCGAAAGCAGCGCAGGCGGAGCAGGGCATCGCGAGCACGCGCGTCGTGATGATGTCGCCGCAGGGCGCGCCGCTCACGCACGAGCGAGCGGTGCGGATGGCACAGGAGCCGGGTGTCGTCGTGCTGTGCGGCCGCTATGAAGCGATCGACCAGCGCCTGCTCGACCGTTGCGTCGACGAGGAAATCAGCCTCGGCGATTTCGTGCTGTCCGGCGGGGAACTGCCGGCGATGGCGATGATGGATGCGGTCGTGCGGTTGCTGCCTGGTGTGCTGAACGATTCGCAGTCGGCCGTGCAGGACAGTTTCGTCGACGGCCTGCTCGATTGTCCGCACTACACGCGCCCCGAGGAATACGACGGCGTGCGCGTGCCGGACGTGCTGCTCGGCGGGCATCATGCCGAGATCGAGCGGTGGCGTCGCCAGGAAGCATTGCGGAATACGTTGCGGAAGCGGCCGGACCTGATCGTCCGGGCGCGTCGCGAAAAGTTGTTGAGCCGTGCTGACGAGGCATGGCTCGCGAACCTCGCACGCGAAGCGAAGGACGCCTCCTGA
- the rplS gene encoding 50S ribosomal protein L19, producing MNLIAKLEQEEIERALAGKTIPEFAPGDTVIVNVNVVEGNRKRVQAYEGVVIAIRNRGLNSNFIVRKISSGEGVERTFQTYSPLLASIVVKRRGDVRRAKLYYLRERSGKSARIKEKLVSKDRTAAASQE from the coding sequence ATGAACCTCATCGCAAAACTTGAGCAGGAAGAAATCGAGCGCGCGCTCGCCGGCAAGACGATCCCCGAATTCGCCCCGGGCGACACGGTGATCGTGAACGTGAACGTGGTTGAAGGTAACCGCAAGCGCGTTCAGGCTTACGAAGGCGTCGTGATCGCAATTCGCAACCGTGGCCTGAACTCGAACTTCATCGTCCGCAAGATCTCGTCGGGCGAAGGCGTCGAGCGTACGTTCCAGACGTACTCGCCGCTGCTGGCAAGCATCGTCGTGAAGCGCCGCGGTGATGTGCGTCGCGCGAAGCTGTACTACCTGCGCGAGCGTTCGGGCAAGTCGGCTCGTATCAAGGAAAAGCTGGTGTCGAAGGATCGCACCGCAGCAGCTTCCCAAGAGTAA
- a CDS encoding CoA pyrophosphatase, protein MNRRPIIDPEVLPVEGTGAGLPAIDPRLMTPSGLRDRFARTLDWNVEPGEARLQEGVDPRSAAVLVPLVTRESGLTVLLTQRADHLNDHAGQISFPGGRREPFDRDATATALREAKEEIGLAAERVEILGALPDYLTGTGFCVAPVVGLVHPPFTVQADTFEVAEIFEVPLAFLMNPANHQVRVFRWEGGERRFFAMPYPNGEPGGHYFIWGATAAMFRNLYRFLAAA, encoded by the coding sequence TTGAACCGCCGCCCCATCATCGATCCCGAAGTATTGCCGGTCGAAGGCACCGGCGCCGGCCTGCCCGCCATCGATCCCCGCCTGATGACGCCGTCCGGCTTGCGCGATCGTTTCGCGCGCACGCTCGACTGGAACGTCGAGCCCGGAGAGGCGAGGCTGCAGGAAGGCGTCGATCCGCGCAGCGCGGCCGTTCTCGTGCCGCTCGTCACCCGCGAGTCGGGCCTCACCGTGCTGCTGACCCAGCGCGCCGATCACCTGAACGACCACGCCGGGCAGATCAGCTTTCCCGGCGGCCGTCGCGAACCGTTCGATCGCGACGCGACCGCCACCGCGTTGCGCGAAGCGAAGGAAGAGATCGGGCTGGCCGCCGAACGCGTCGAGATCCTCGGCGCGTTGCCCGACTACCTGACCGGCACCGGCTTCTGCGTGGCGCCGGTGGTTGGCCTCGTGCATCCGCCGTTCACCGTGCAGGCCGACACGTTCGAAGTCGCCGAGATCTTCGAGGTGCCGCTCGCGTTCCTGATGAATCCCGCGAACCATCAGGTCCGCGTGTTTCGCTGGGAAGGCGGCGAGCGTCGTTTTTTTGCGATGCCCTATCCGAACGGCGAACCGGGCGGGCATTACTTCATCTGGGGCGCAACTGCCGCCATGTTTCGCAATCTGTACCGCTTCTTGGCCGCTGCATAG
- a CDS encoding CobD/CbiB family protein has product MTFFSVLLALIIEQVRALSPNNPVFALFQFHAETVAHGLDAGKQKHGILAWLAVVLPWVLVVALIYFLLYKVSFVLAFLWNVVVVYFTLGFRQFSHYFTDIHLALNNDDVPRAREILREWTGIDTVDMPVGEIVRHTLIHAVVASHRHVFGVFFWYVLPIGPAGAVLYRISEYLARSWSTPGDERTAAFSTFAQRAFFVIDWIPARLTALGFAIVGNFEDAIYAWRNHTRQWPDPNDGVLLAAGSGALGARLAGPLAEPSSLDALAVGDSGPLTVGDDCTPRTLQSAVGLVWRAVILWMILLLMLTLAVWVS; this is encoded by the coding sequence ATGACTTTCTTTTCGGTTCTCCTTGCCCTCATCATCGAACAGGTCCGCGCGTTGTCGCCGAACAATCCGGTGTTCGCGCTGTTCCAGTTTCATGCGGAAACCGTCGCGCATGGCCTCGACGCCGGCAAGCAGAAGCACGGCATCCTCGCGTGGCTCGCGGTCGTGCTGCCCTGGGTGCTGGTCGTCGCACTGATCTATTTCCTGCTGTACAAGGTGAGCTTCGTGCTCGCGTTCCTGTGGAACGTGGTCGTCGTGTATTTCACGCTTGGCTTCCGACAGTTCAGCCATTACTTCACCGACATCCATCTCGCGCTCAACAACGACGACGTGCCGCGCGCGCGCGAAATCCTGCGCGAGTGGACGGGCATCGACACGGTCGACATGCCGGTCGGCGAAATCGTCCGCCATACGCTGATTCACGCGGTTGTCGCATCGCATCGCCACGTGTTCGGCGTGTTCTTCTGGTATGTGCTGCCGATCGGGCCGGCCGGCGCCGTGCTGTACCGGATTTCCGAATACCTCGCGCGCAGCTGGTCGACGCCGGGCGACGAGCGCACGGCCGCTTTCTCGACGTTCGCGCAACGCGCGTTCTTCGTGATCGACTGGATTCCCGCGCGACTGACCGCACTCGGCTTCGCGATCGTCGGCAATTTCGAGGATGCGATCTACGCGTGGCGCAACCACACGCGCCAGTGGCCCGACCCGAACGACGGCGTGCTGCTGGCAGCCGGCAGCGGGGCGCTCGGTGCGCGTCTCGCGGGGCCGCTCGCGGAACCGTCGAGCCTCGACGCGCTGGCGGTCGGCGACAGCGGTCCGTTGACGGTCGGTGACGATTGCACGCCGCGTACGCTGCAGTCGGCGGTCGGTCTCGTCTGGCGTGCGGTGATCCTGTGGATGATCCTGCTGCTGATGCTGACGCTTGCCGTCTGGGTGTCGTGA
- the rsgA gene encoding ribosome small subunit-dependent GTPase A yields MSRPPSRKPAPRASGAQRVEGRVIAAHGRHYIVAPDDGGPMLQCFPRGKKSDIAVGDRVVYEHASADQGVIVEIGERRNLLYRSDQFKSKLFAANLDQLLIVLATEPYFSEDLLGRALIAAEANELKPLVVLNKIDVEAALPVARERLAPYRALGYDVLELSVKGSPDDARAQLMPHLAGHSTILLGQSGMGKSTLVNLLVPDAEAATREISAALNSGRHTTTFTRLYPLEGGGALIDSPGFQEFGLYHLTEGRLERAFPEFRPLLADCRFYNCHHLHEPGCAILEAVDDGRIAPSRHALYAQLVHEASQIVR; encoded by the coding sequence ATGAGCCGGCCGCCTTCCCGCAAGCCGGCCCCGCGCGCGTCGGGCGCGCAACGTGTCGAAGGCCGCGTGATCGCGGCGCACGGCCGCCACTACATCGTCGCGCCCGACGACGGCGGCCCGATGCTGCAGTGCTTCCCGCGCGGCAAGAAGAGCGACATCGCGGTCGGCGACCGCGTCGTGTACGAACACGCGTCGGCCGACCAGGGCGTGATCGTCGAGATCGGCGAGCGGCGCAACCTGCTGTACCGTTCCGACCAGTTCAAGTCGAAGCTCTTCGCGGCCAACCTCGACCAGTTGCTGATCGTGCTCGCGACCGAACCCTATTTCAGCGAAGACCTGCTCGGCCGCGCGCTGATCGCCGCCGAGGCGAACGAGCTGAAACCGCTCGTCGTGCTGAACAAGATCGACGTCGAAGCTGCGCTGCCGGTCGCGCGCGAGCGCCTCGCGCCGTACCGCGCACTCGGCTACGACGTGCTCGAACTGTCGGTAAAGGGCTCGCCCGACGACGCGCGCGCGCAACTGATGCCGCACCTCGCCGGCCATTCGACGATCCTGCTCGGCCAGTCCGGGATGGGCAAGTCGACGCTCGTGAACCTGCTGGTTCCCGACGCCGAAGCCGCGACGCGCGAGATCTCGGCCGCGCTCAACAGCGGCCGCCACACGACGACGTTCACGCGCCTCTACCCGCTGGAGGGCGGCGGCGCGCTGATCGATTCGCCGGGCTTCCAGGAGTTCGGCCTCTACCATCTGACGGAAGGCCGTCTCGAGCGCGCATTTCCGGAGTTCCGGCCTCTGCTCGCGGACTGCCGTTTCTATAATTGTCATCATCTGCACGAGCCCGGCTGCGCGATTCTCGAAGCGGTCGACGACGGCCGCATCGCGCCGTCGCGGCACGCGCTGTATGCGCAGCTCGTGCACGAGGCGAGCCAGATCGTCCGCTGA
- a CDS encoding M48 family metallopeptidase, whose translation MSPFSFTLLFALAVLAMVVTKLWLASRQIRFVAAHRNGVPAQFSATIPLTAHQRAADYTVERTRLTMLEIVVSAAVLVGLTLLGGVGALDTLLTGWLGRGYGQQVALVAAVLVITSVIDVPFEYYRQFGIEQRFGFNRMTKRLFFTDMLKNTLLGAALGLPLLFAVLWLMNQAGSLWWLWTWIVWVAFQMLVLLIYPTFIAPLFNKFEPLKDDALRLRIESLMKRCGFAAKGLFVMDGSRRSAHGNAYFTGFGASKRIVFFDTLLARLSGQEIEAVLAHELGHFKRRHVMKRMLVSFVLSLVLLALLGWLAQRTWFYTGLGVTPSLDTSNAGAALVLFFLAIPVFLFFATPFSSLTSRKHEFEADAFAASQTDAQDLVSALVKLYEDNASTLTPDPVYTAFYYSHPPASQRIDRLLQLA comes from the coding sequence ATGTCACCCTTTTCGTTCACCCTGTTGTTCGCGCTCGCCGTGCTCGCGATGGTCGTCACCAAGCTGTGGCTCGCGTCGCGGCAGATTCGCTTCGTCGCCGCGCACCGCAACGGCGTGCCGGCGCAGTTCAGCGCAACCATCCCGCTGACCGCCCACCAGCGCGCGGCCGACTATACGGTCGAGCGCACCCGGCTGACGATGCTCGAGATCGTCGTCAGCGCGGCCGTGCTGGTCGGCCTCACGCTGCTCGGCGGCGTCGGCGCGCTCGACACGCTGCTGACCGGCTGGCTCGGCCGCGGTTACGGGCAGCAGGTCGCGCTCGTCGCCGCGGTGCTCGTGATCACGAGCGTGATCGACGTCCCGTTCGAGTATTACCGCCAGTTCGGGATCGAGCAGCGTTTCGGCTTCAACCGGATGACGAAGCGGCTGTTCTTCACCGACATGCTGAAGAACACGCTGCTCGGCGCCGCGCTCGGCCTGCCGCTGCTGTTCGCCGTGCTGTGGCTGATGAACCAGGCCGGCAGCCTGTGGTGGCTGTGGACCTGGATCGTCTGGGTCGCGTTCCAGATGCTCGTGCTGCTGATCTACCCGACCTTCATCGCACCGCTCTTCAACAAGTTCGAGCCGCTGAAGGACGACGCGCTGCGCTTGCGCATCGAGTCGCTGATGAAGCGCTGCGGCTTCGCGGCGAAGGGGCTGTTCGTGATGGACGGCAGCCGCCGCTCCGCGCACGGCAACGCGTACTTCACGGGCTTTGGCGCATCGAAGCGGATCGTGTTCTTCGACACGCTGCTCGCGCGCCTGTCCGGCCAGGAAATCGAAGCCGTGCTCGCGCACGAACTCGGCCATTTCAAGCGCCGCCACGTGATGAAGCGGATGCTCGTGTCGTTCGTGCTGAGCCTCGTGCTGCTCGCACTGCTCGGCTGGCTGGCGCAGCGCACCTGGTTCTATACGGGGCTCGGCGTCACGCCGTCGCTCGACACGAGCAATGCAGGCGCCGCGCTCGTGCTGTTCTTCCTCGCCATTCCGGTGTTCCTGTTCTTCGCGACGCCGTTCAGCAGCCTCACGTCGCGCAAGCACGAATTCGAGGCCGACGCGTTCGCGGCCAGCCAGACCGACGCGCAGGATCTCGTCAGCGCGCTCGTGAAACTCTACGAGGACAACGCGTCGACGCTGACGCCCGACCCCGTCTACACGGCCTTCTACTACTCGCATCCGCCCGCATCGCAGCGGATCGACCGCCTGCTGCAGCTCGCATGA